In Psychrilyobacter piezotolerans, the following proteins share a genomic window:
- the rbsB gene encoding ribose ABC transporter substrate-binding protein RbsB — MKKTLKLLVVGLCIGMMSTVAFAKGKVGLVISTLNNPFFVDLKEGAQDEAKKLDMELIVLDSQNDPAKELSNVEDLIVRGVDVILINPTDSDAVYRAVKNANRSKVPVVTLDRGANRGKVVTHIASDNAAGGKMAGEFILKKLGKGAKIVELEGIPGTTAARDRGKGFNEVAKGNLDVVGRQAADFDRTKGLNVMENMIQAQPKIDGVFAHNDEMALGALKAIGNNKNILVVGFDATADAVKSVEKGGLAATVAQQPKLIGSQGVETANRIMKGEKTPKFIPVELKLITK, encoded by the coding sequence ATGAAAAAAACATTAAAATTGTTAGTTGTGGGACTTTGTATTGGAATGATGTCAACTGTAGCTTTTGCCAAAGGAAAGGTAGGGTTAGTAATATCTACTTTAAACAATCCTTTCTTTGTAGATCTAAAAGAGGGAGCGCAGGATGAAGCAAAAAAACTAGATATGGAACTTATAGTTTTGGATTCTCAAAATGATCCGGCTAAAGAATTATCAAATGTAGAAGATCTGATTGTAAGGGGAGTAGATGTAATATTAATCAATCCTACAGATTCAGATGCAGTGTATAGAGCAGTAAAAAATGCCAATAGATCAAAGGTGCCTGTAGTAACTTTGGACAGAGGAGCAAACAGAGGAAAGGTAGTTACTCATATTGCATCGGATAATGCAGCTGGAGGTAAGATGGCCGGGGAATTTATCCTGAAAAAATTAGGTAAGGGAGCTAAAATAGTTGAATTAGAAGGAATTCCAGGTACAACAGCTGCAAGAGACAGAGGAAAGGGTTTCAATGAAGTGGCTAAAGGAAACTTAGACGTAGTAGGAAGACAAGCTGCTGACTTTGACAGAACTAAGGGACTTAATGTAATGGAAAATATGATCCAGGCTCAGCCGAAAATAGACGGTGTATTTGCTCATAATGATGAGATGGCTTTGGGAGCATTAAAAGCTATTGGAAATAATAAAAATATCTTAGTAGTAGGATTCGATGCTACTGCAGATGCTGTGAAATCAGTGGAAAAAGGCGGGTTAGCTGCAACTGTAGCTCAACAGCCTAAATTAATAGGATCTCAAGGGGTAGAAACAGCAAATAGGATAATGAAAGGAGAAAAAACTCCTAAATTTATTCCGGTAGAATTAAAGTTAATCACAAAATAA
- the rbsC gene encoding ribose ABC transporter permease: protein MKTSAVLNGATIKKENKLLKNKPLIGLIIFGVIVSILNPRFLSTANLLNILRQTSINAIIAAGMTFVILTGGIDLSVGSILAICGAVSASMLAGGVNGYIVLIVTIILGTILGAVSGSFISYGKLQAFITTLVAMTLLRGATLVFTDGKPISMGFGENAELFDTIGGGYLFGIPVPIYIMIAVFAVCNYVLKNTKFGRYVFAVGGNEEATKLSGINVEKLKVKVYAISGGLAALAGIIITSRLGSAQPTAGTGYELDAIAAVVLGGTSLSGGIGSISGTITGALIIGVLGNALNLLDVSSYYQMMIKALVILAAVLIDRKTHK, encoded by the coding sequence GTGCAACAATTAAAAAAGAAAATAAATTGTTAAAAAACAAACCCCTGATAGGTTTGATTATATTTGGGGTGATAGTTTCGATATTAAATCCCAGATTTTTATCTACAGCGAACTTATTGAATATACTCCGACAGACATCTATAAATGCAATAATAGCAGCAGGGATGACCTTTGTAATATTAACAGGGGGAATAGATCTTTCGGTGGGGTCTATCCTGGCTATCTGTGGAGCAGTATCTGCCAGCATGCTGGCCGGAGGAGTCAACGGTTATATAGTTTTAATAGTAACTATAATATTGGGAACCATATTGGGGGCAGTCAGCGGAAGTTTTATAAGTTATGGGAAATTACAGGCTTTTATAACAACCTTGGTAGCTATGACATTATTAAGGGGAGCGACTTTAGTATTTACAGACGGAAAACCGATTTCGATGGGATTTGGAGAGAATGCCGAGTTATTTGATACCATAGGTGGAGGATATCTTTTTGGAATTCCGGTACCAATATATATAATGATAGCAGTATTTGCAGTATGTAACTATGTGTTAAAAAATACAAAATTTGGTAGGTATGTTTTTGCTGTAGGTGGGAATGAGGAAGCTACTAAATTATCTGGAATTAATGTAGAAAAATTGAAAGTTAAAGTGTATGCTATAAGTGGCGGACTGGCTGCCTTAGCAGGAATTATAATTACATCCAGACTGGGATCGGCTCAGCCTACAGCAGGAACAGGGTATGAATTGGATGCCATTGCAGCAGTAGTACTGGGGGGAACTTCACTTTCCGGAGGAATAGGAAGTATATCAGGAACGATAACAGGAGCACTGATCATAGGAGTGTTGGGGAATGCATTGAACCTATTGGATGTATCTTCGTATTATCAGATGATGATAAAGGCTTTAGTTATATTAGCAGCAGTATTAATTGATAGAAAAACACATAAATAA